Within Massilia litorea, the genomic segment GCGGCGCGCCTGATCGGGCAGGAAGAACTGGCGGCGCAGCGCGGCGTCGACCTGCAGGTGCAGCAGGCAATCAACGAGATCGTGATCGCGGACGTGGGCGATGGCGTGCTCGTGGTCGGGGCCGATGGACGCATCCACACGGCCAATCCCGCGGCGCGCCGCATGCTCGGCATGGACGCCGCGGCCGGCTTGCTGCTCGACGAATTGCCGGGACTCGAACCGGTGGCGCAGGCCTTCGCCACCTGGATGGGAACGGCAGCGACCCCCGCCCTGGCCGCGGTCGAGCCGGTGTCGGGGGAAGCGGGGCCGGATGCGGCCTGGGTGATCCTGAAACCCTACCAGGAAATGGCGGTTGGGGAGGCGGGCCTGCGGGCGCGGCGCGACCAGCCGGCGCACCTGAAACTGCGCTTTGCCAGCGTCGCGGCCGGCGGCGCGCTGCCGGGGCGCAGCGTGATCTTCCTGCAGGACGTCAGCGCCATCGAAAACCAGGCGCAGCAACTGAAACTGGCCTCGATGGGCCGCCTGACGGCCAGCATCGCGCACGAAGTGCGCAACCCCCTGTCGGCGATCGGCCACGCCACGGCCCTGCTGGCCGAAGACCTGCATGGCAAGGCCGAGCTGCGCTTGTTAAAGATCATCGGCGACAACGTGGCGCGCGTGAACCGCATGGTCGAGGACATCCTGCAGCTCTCGCGCAAGGCCCAGCCGTATGCGGAACCGGTGCAGCTGGCGCCGTTCCTGCTGGAGCTGAAAAACGAGTTCTGCGAAACCCAGGGCCTGCTCGATGAGATGGTCTGGCTGGGCGGCGCCGGTGCGATTGAGGTACGCTTCGACGCCCTGCACCTGAGGGAAGTGCTGGTCAATTTGCTGGGCAATGCGATCCGCTACGCCAGCCGCAAGCCGGCCAGCATCCGCATCTGGCCCGAGCTCGACGCCTTCGGCACGCTGGAGTTGCACGTGCAGGACGACGGTCCGGGCATCACGCCCGAGGTGCGCGCCCACCTGTTCGAACCGTTTTATACGACCTCCAGCAAGGGCACCGGCCTGGGGCTGTACCTGGCGCGCGAGCTGTGCCTGAACAATGGCGCTAAACTCGATTACGAGTCGCGGTTCGACACGGCGGCGCTGGGCCCGCGCAAGGCCAGCGGCCGTTTCGTCATCACCTTCGCCCAGCCGCAAGCGGCCGGCGCGAGCGCTGAGTAAAAGAGGAAAGCATGACATCACCCCGCATCCTGGTCGTCGACGACGAAGCGGACCTGCGCGAACTGCTGGAGATCACGCTCCTGAAAATGGGCCTGGACGTCGATTGCGCGGCCACGCTGCGCGAAGCCCGGCGCCTGGTCGAGGACAACCAGTACCAGCTGGTGCTGACCGACATGCGCCTGCCCGACGGGCTCGGACTGGAACTGGTGCGCGAAGTGTCGGCTAGCTCGAAGACGCCGATCGCCGTGATCACCGCCTTCGGCAGCGCCGAAAACGCGGTGGTGGCCCTGAAAGCCGGCGCTTTTGATTACGTGTCGAAACCGGTAGTGCTCGATGAGCTGCGCGTGATGGTGCGTTCGGCGCTGAAGCTGTCCGACGGTAGCGCCGCGGCTGGGGCGGGCGAGGGCACGGGCTCGCGCCTGATCGGCAATTCGCAGGCGATGCAGGCGCTGCGGGCCCAGATCGGGCGCCTGGCGCGCTCGATGGCGCCGATTGCGATCACCGGCGAGTCCGGCGCCGGCAAGGAACTGGCCGCGCGCGAAATCCACGCCCAGAGTTCGCGCGCTGCGAAACCGTTCGTGGCGGTGAACTGCGGCGCGATTCCCGAAAACCTGATGGAGTCCGAATTCTTCGGACACCGCAAGGGCGCGTTCACCGGGGCCGGGGAGGAGCGCGACGGCTTCTTCCAGGCGGCCAATGGCGGCACCCTGATGCTGGACGAGGTGGCCGATTTGCCGCTGGCGATGCAGGTCAAACTGCTGCGCGCGATCCAGGAGCGGCGCGTGCGCAAGATCGGCGCCACCAATGAGGAGCCGGTCGACGTGCGCATCATCAGCGCCACCCACAAGGACCTCGCCCGATGCGTCGAGACGGGCGTCTTCCGCCAGGATTTGTTCTATCGCCTGAACGTGATCGAGCTGGCGCTGCCGCCGCTGCGCGAGCGGCTCGACGATTTACCGGTGCTGGCCAACGGCATCCTGGCGCGCCTGGCCGGGCCTGGCGGGGCCTCGCTCGGGCCCGGCGTGCTCGATGCCTTGCGCGCCTACTCCTTCCCGGGCAACGTGCGCGAACTGGAGAACGTGCTGGAACGGGCGCTTGCCTTCGCCAATCATGGCGTGATCGAGGTCGGCGATTTAT encodes:
- a CDS encoding sensor histidine kinase; translation: MTGWQVLSTQSRATFWRSLGALTVTRIVIALVLILYLAFDVREGSVQASPAYVRICLFYLGAALVFGALSLSWRRRFTIQLASQIAVDLAVISLLYLAAGGLRSGLGILYLFPLAGAAILAPLVPALFSAALATLFVLFEAAWQMVRREGEPALMQAGMYGIAFFAVVWLVNRLAARLIGQEELAAQRGVDLQVQQAINEIVIADVGDGVLVVGADGRIHTANPAARRMLGMDAAAGLLLDELPGLEPVAQAFATWMGTAATPALAAVEPVSGEAGPDAAWVILKPYQEMAVGEAGLRARRDQPAHLKLRFASVAAGGALPGRSVIFLQDVSAIENQAQQLKLASMGRLTASIAHEVRNPLSAIGHATALLAEDLHGKAELRLLKIIGDNVARVNRMVEDILQLSRKAQPYAEPVQLAPFLLELKNEFCETQGLLDEMVWLGGAGAIEVRFDALHLREVLVNLLGNAIRYASRKPASIRIWPELDAFGTLELHVQDDGPGITPEVRAHLFEPFYTTSSKGTGLGLYLARELCLNNGAKLDYESRFDTAALGPRKASGRFVITFAQPQAAGASAE
- a CDS encoding sigma-54-dependent transcriptional regulator; translation: MTSPRILVVDDEADLRELLEITLLKMGLDVDCAATLREARRLVEDNQYQLVLTDMRLPDGLGLELVREVSASSKTPIAVITAFGSAENAVVALKAGAFDYVSKPVVLDELRVMVRSALKLSDGSAAAGAGEGTGSRLIGNSQAMQALRAQIGRLARSMAPIAITGESGAGKELAAREIHAQSSRAAKPFVAVNCGAIPENLMESEFFGHRKGAFTGAGEERDGFFQAANGGTLMLDEVADLPLAMQVKLLRAIQERRVRKIGATNEEPVDVRIISATHKDLARCVETGVFRQDLFYRLNVIELALPPLRERLDDLPVLANGILARLAGPGGASLGPGVLDALRAYSFPGNVRELENVLERALAFANHGVIEVGDLSLKAARLADVARVEPLPVVATPPSPAAAPPMPAAAPLAQEVQGLGPASLPSNLPAYLEQVERDIIQRALQQTQFNRTRTASLLGISVRQLRYQMQKLDIQAPEN